The proteins below are encoded in one region of Phaseolus vulgaris cultivar G19833 chromosome 1, P. vulgaris v2.0, whole genome shotgun sequence:
- the LOC137815707 gene encoding uncharacterized protein: MHQEGAGFRSVLFVDNSSNQQGSRAGVILEGPNGQLIEQALRFAFKASNNQAEYEALIVGMLLAKEMGTRGLLAKSDSLLVTGQVMGEYQAKHPQMVAYLEYVQILRETFEVFELVHMPRKQNARVDLLAKLASSGMGGQTKDSHPGDSEDTSNCH; this comes from the coding sequence ATGCACCAAGAAGGAGCAGGTTTCAGATCGGTACTCTTTGTAGACAAttcctccaaccaacaaggtagtagggctggggtcatcttggaagggccaaacgggcaactgattgagcaggccctacggttcgctttcaaggctagtaacaaccaggcagagtatgaggccctaATCGTTGGAATGCTACTAGCTAAGGAGATGGGTACGAGAGGTTtgctggcaaagagtgactccttGTTAGTCACAGGTCAGGTCATGGGAGAATACCAGGCTAAACACCCTCAGATGGTCGCATATCTAGAGTACGTCCAGATTCTGAGGGAGACGTTTGAGGTATTCGAGTTGGTCCACATGCCCAGAAAACAGAATGCCCGAGTtgacttgctagcaaagctcgccagttcaggcatgGGGGGGCAGACAAAGGACAGTCACCCAGGAGACTCTGAGGACACCTCAAACTGCCACTGA